A DNA window from Augochlora pura isolate Apur16 chromosome 9, APUR_v2.2.1, whole genome shotgun sequence contains the following coding sequences:
- the LOC144475366 gene encoding uncharacterized protein LOC144475366 isoform X2 — translation MVYTTWTYVALAAAVWILLRLIQACFCLPRQLKRQTDMRRVLREKVEGYEKYIIECEQREMAEQKLRGDDTPMDPAVAEQWKERRECLEMLKRELNKVHENKDPLDMSDYLDEFDKEDKDLSITEVQDDGNCKEKLDKQMTNSDRKKIK, via the exons ATGGTGTACACTACGTGGACTTACGTGGCTCTTGCCGCTGCCGTTTGGATACTACTCAGGCTGATCCAGGCGTGTTTTTGTTTACCGCGTCAATTGAAGAGACAAACCGACATGCGGCGTGTGCTGCGAGAAAAG GTGGAGGGTTACGAGAAGTACATAATAGAGTGCGAGCAACGAGAAATGGCGGAACAAAAATTGCGTGGTGACGATACGCCAATGGATCCGGCGGTGGCGGAACAATGGAAAGAACGAAGGGAGTGCCTCGAGATGTtgaaaagagaattaaataaagtgcACGAGAATAAAGATCCGTTAGACATGAGCGATTACCTGGACGAATTCGACAAGGAGGACAAGGATCTCAGTATCACAGAAGTACAAGACGATGGCAATTGCAAGGAGAAATTAGACAAGCAAATGACCAATTCAGATCGTAAAAAGATCAAGTAA
- the LOC144475366 gene encoding uncharacterized protein LOC144475366 isoform X1 — MKHQQISVDFVSMVYTTWTYVALAAAVWILLRLIQACFCLPRQLKRQTDMRRVLREKVEGYEKYIIECEQREMAEQKLRGDDTPMDPAVAEQWKERRECLEMLKRELNKVHENKDPLDMSDYLDEFDKEDKDLSITEVQDDGNCKEKLDKQMTNSDRKKIK, encoded by the exons ATGAAGCATCAACAGATCTCGGTCGACTTTGTCAGTATGGTGTACACTACGTGGACTTACGTGGCTCTTGCCGCTGCCGTTTGGATACTACTCAGGCTGATCCAGGCGTGTTTTTGTTTACCGCGTCAATTGAAGAGACAAACCGACATGCGGCGTGTGCTGCGAGAAAAG GTGGAGGGTTACGAGAAGTACATAATAGAGTGCGAGCAACGAGAAATGGCGGAACAAAAATTGCGTGGTGACGATACGCCAATGGATCCGGCGGTGGCGGAACAATGGAAAGAACGAAGGGAGTGCCTCGAGATGTtgaaaagagaattaaataaagtgcACGAGAATAAAGATCCGTTAGACATGAGCGATTACCTGGACGAATTCGACAAGGAGGACAAGGATCTCAGTATCACAGAAGTACAAGACGATGGCAATTGCAAGGAGAAATTAGACAAGCAAATGACCAATTCAGATCGTAAAAAGATCAAGTAA
- the LOC144475365 gene encoding uncharacterized protein LOC144475365 yields MESNNFDSLIIQARQLDAGIESLDNIWSNPKISIGKFTERSAKTNARIETLWSSMRTVKEGIKATALEVDKHIENLSIEHVLQETRMEYETLKEQCDNIELILEKYGYQYNKDQTDQESANSTKLSEQETSQDATETIEVEFTPNLSWKYKATNKDDSTSVTNKEESTSAINIIDTSHLTATSQDANSTAVSENNSPSRADYLFSPISLLSTPLSFLSTPVRERPEEPIYSKHFYSSLKK; encoded by the exons ATGGagtcaaataattttgacagtCTCATTATTCAAGCTCGTCAACTCGATGCTGGCATCGAAAGCTTAGATAACATATGGAGCAATCCTAAAATAAGTATTGGGAAATTTACAGAACGCAGTGCGAAAACGAATGCTCGGATTGAAACATTATGGAGCAGTATGCGAACTGTCAAA gaAGGAATAAAGGCAACAGCTTTGGAAGTAGATAaacatatagaaaatttatctaTAGAACATGTTCTTCAAGAAACTAGGATGGAGTATGAGACATTGAAGGAACAGTGTGACAATATAGAActgattttagaaaaatatggtTACCAATATAATAAGGATCAGACGGACCA GGAAAGTGCAAATAGTACTAAACTGTCCGAGCAAGAGACTTCTCAAGATGCAACAGAAACTATAGAAGTTGAATTCACGCCAAATCTTAGTTGGAAATATAAAGCAACGAATAAGGATGATTCAACTTCAGTAACAAATAAGGAAGAGTCAACTtcagcaataaatataattgacacATCACATCTAACTGCAACATCACAAGATGCAAATTCAACAGCAGTTTCAGAAAACAATTCTCCATCAAGggcagattatttattttcaccaATATCACTTTTATCCACAccattatcatttttatctacACCAGTTAGAGAACGACCAGAGGAACCAATTTATTCCAAACATTTTTACAGTTCCttgaaaaagtaa
- the Usp1 gene encoding ubiquitin specific protease 1: protein MTVLETEKDADKRSVPPRKKVCLSLSGRERAVSINIPQVPHTSARESLLNRETFTYSTSKMLNGYRNQINNHQDGGYNVSNGGTEGLRIATLCNLGNTCFLNSVIYTLRFAPSFLHNLHHLATDLSNLNEKQFQTKIKSSSLGRTGMSLMSSSSRSWSSKDLLALAGPTGDNNKHRIQIATEKLHELFIALRVSETRENSEPYQPDAFLQALREVNPIFEGNQQQDAHELLVCLLDNIRETFQLLVRHRESQFGQNNGLPDFSVEHPSNMQSECANSTKRSFCKSRKKKKITKRGSSSCLIQSNLNGISVSSRPYQNGHSEFLESNGDINSHRPESKKCFISEDFEGVSLLRTTCLECEHVTERKETFCDICVPIDIDRSNETDEDVRSMDSSEVYKRAVVTSELLWGRDKYWCARCLRYNEARRAVCFPSLPRLLILQLKRFSTAAGSMEKINNHMPTPLTLQCFCEECNNDQTRSTGGRSESRHVYKLYSVIMHQGATMTAGHYIAYTRLPDESAFTEYFQCDRDSKRQTSSHRSSSTNTNTSSSDKASGILKYFRSKPSASESKEQLFRVGCRSMDCCGVRRHKYPSTWLECDDEAVHVIPLRELEGKLAPNPRNSATPYLLFYVRSMA from the exons ATGACAGTAttagaaacagaaaaagacGCGGATAAACGTTCGGTTCCTCCAAGAAAGAAAGTGTGCTTGTCCCTTTCTGGCCGTGAACGTGCAGTTTCTATCAACATACCTCAGGTTCCTCATACATCAGCCAGAGAGAGCCTTCTGAATAGAGAAACTTTTACATACA GTACAAGCAAAATGTTGAATGGTTATcgtaatcaaataaataatcatcaAGATGGTGGATACAATGTGTCAAATGGTGGCACAGAGGGATTAAGAATAGCCACTTTGTGTAATTTAGGAAATACATGTTTTTTGAATAGTGTGATATATACTTTACGATTTGCACCATCATTTCTACATAATCTACATCATTTAGCCACTGATTTGtccaatttaaatgaaaaacaatttcaaacaaaa ATAAAATCATCATCCTTGGGAAGAACTGGCATGTCACTTATGTCAAGTAGCAGCCGTAGTTGGAGTAGTAAAGATTTGTTAGCTTTGGCTGGACCAACTGGAGACAACAATAAACACAGAATACAAATAGCTACGGAAAAATtacatgaattatttatagcattACGTGTATccgaaacgagagaaaatagTGAACCATATCAACCTGATGCATTTTTACAAGCACTAAG AGAGGTGAATCCTATCTTTGAAGGAAATCAACAGCAAGATGCTCACGAACTTTTGGTGTGTTTATTGGATAATATCAGAGAAACATTTCAATTGTTAGTTCGACACAGAGAAAGCCAATTTGGTCAAAATAATGGATTGCCAGATTTTTCTGTAGAACATCCGTCGAACATGCAATCGGAATGTGCTAATTCCACAAAGAGAAGCTTCTGTAAATctaggaaaaagaagaaaataacgaaaagaGGAAGCTCATCTTGTCTTATACAGTCTAATTTGAATGGCATATCAGTGTCTTCTAGACCATATCAAAATGGTCACTCCGAGTTTCTGGAGAGTAACGGAGATATAAACAGTCACAGGCCAGAAagcaaaaaatgtttcatttccGAAGACTTTGAGGGCGTCAGTCTTCTGCGTACCACATGCCTTGAATGCGAACACGTTACAGAAcgaaaagaaacattttgtGATATCTGTGTGCCTATCGACATTGACCGATCAAATGAAACTG ATGAAGACGTTAGATCAATGGATAGTAGCGAGGTGTATAAACGTGCAGTAGTTACCAGTGAACTTCTCTGGGGTAGAGATAAGTATTGGTGTGCTCGATGTCTTCGATACAATGAAGCCAGAAGAGCAGTATGCTTTCCCTCGTTACCAAGGCTACTCATATTGCAGTTAAAACGATTTTCTACTGCAGCAGG GTCAATGGAAAAGATTAATAATCATATGCCGACGCCATTGACTTTGCAATGCTTCTGCGAAGAGTGTAACAATGATCAGACACGCAGTACGGGTGGTAGATCAGAGTCTCGGCACGTGTACAAACTTTATTCTGTAATTATGCATCAAGGCGCAACCATGACAGCTGGTCACTATATTGCTTACACGCGTCTACCTGACGAGTCTGCGTTTACAGAATACTTCCAATGCGACAGGGATAGTAAGAGACAGACTTCCAGTCATAGAAGTAGCAGCACAAACACAAATACATCATCATCAGACAAAGCATCAGgcatattaaaatacttcagGAGTAAACCAAGTGCTAGCGAGTCTAAGGAGCAGTTATTCAGGGTCGGTTGTCGCAGCATGGATTGTTGCGGCGTCAGACGTCATAAATATCCTAGCACTTGGTTGGAGTGCGATGATGAGGCAGTGCATGTGATACCCTTAAGAGAGTTGGAAGGAAAATTAGCACCCAATCCGCGAAATTCCGCGACTCCTTATCTCTTGTTTTATGTGAGATCCATGgcataa
- the Rpp21 gene encoding ribonuclease P protein subunit Rpp21, which yields MDSNAKLCQGKDIFERMNYLYQASHLMALKNRVAASCYGNMMVGCAKKSVLRIDSDIKKTICKCCQSPLIPGETAKVRLMSKPVKGVKWTCLNCLSVKKYPTKKGHKLWTEQDSSVVQIFNYAPK from the exons ATGG ATTCCAATGCCAAATTATGTCAAGGGAAAGATATCTTTGAAAGGATGAACTATCTTTATCAG gCAAGTCATCTAATGGCATTAAAAAACAGAGTAGCAGCATCATGTTATGGTAACATGATGGTAGGGTGTGCAAAGAAATCTGTACTGCGAAT aGATTCTGATATTAAGAAGACAATTTGCAAATGCTGTCAGTCTCCACTTATACCTGGTGAAACAGCTAAAGTACGGTTGATGTCAAAGCCTGTAAAAGGAGTGAAGTGGACgtgtttaaattgtttaagtgTGAAAAAGTATCCCACAAAGAAAGGTCATAAATTATGGACAGAACAGGATAGTTCAGTGgttcagatttttaattatgctcCAAAATGA